Proteins from a genomic interval of Leishmania braziliensis MHOM/BR/75/M2904 complete genome, chromosome 24:
- a CDS encoding myo-inositol/proton symporter (MIT) yields MRASVMLCAALGGFLFGYDTSVINAALFQMKDRFGFGEHSWQYALIVAIAIAGAFVGAFISGFVSASFGRRPCIAVADFLFIVGSVLMAAAPNVEVVLVSRVIVGLAIGISSATIPVYLAEVTSPQHRGATIVLNNLFLTGGQFISASFTAIMVIFTSNNVGWRVAIGIGALPAAVQMFCLLFFLPESPRWLLSKGYSDRAKAVAAEFDVDLCEFQEGDVVPSVSIDYRPLMARDMRFRVVLSSMLQIIQQFSGINTIMYYSSVILYDAGFRDAIMPVVLSIPLAFMNALFTGLGIFTVDRFGRRRMLLISILGCLALLVMISIIGYFLGTRIPYSVGGWLFLALLAVFLGFYAPGIGCIPWVIMGEIFPTHLRTSAASVATMANWGANALVSQVFPLLLGAIGVGGTFTIIAGLVALGCLFVYFFVVETKGLTLEQIDNMFRKRAGMPARYHEEGESGTRDDKGGEFGRMATEDAGDLSSLCNQSVEPAKAVVDAFMPAVMSDRPGTSNEDKEVAKASSSEPQSFANQNEEQQTAATKVLRERK; encoded by the coding sequence ATGCGAGCGTCTGTCATGCTCTGTGCTGCCTTGGGTGGCTTTCTTTTCGGCTATGACACGAGTGTCATCAACGCCGCCCTTTTTCAGATGAAGGATCGCTTCGGCTTCGGCGAGCACTCGTGGCAGTACGCCCTCAtcgtcgccatcgccatcGCTGGTGCCTTTGTCGGGGCCTTTATTTCCGGCTTCGTCTCCGCCAGCTTTGGTCGCCGCCCGTGCATTGCCGTGGCCGATTTTCTGTTCATTGTCGGCTCCGTGCTGATGGCGGCGGCCCCGAatgtggaggtggtgctcgTGTCGCGCGTCATCGTCGGCTTGGCCATCGGTATTAGCTCTGCCACTATTCCAGTTTACCTGGCGGAGGTCACGTCCCCGCAGCACCGTGGCGCCACCATCGTTCTAAACAACCTGTTCCTGACAGGTGGTCAGTTTATCTCGGCCAGCTTCACCGCCATCATGGTCATCTTTACGAGCAATAATGTCGGTTGGCGGGTGGCGATTGGTATCGGCGCGCTGCCAGCTGCCGTTCAGATGTtctgcctcctctttttccttccaGAGAGTCCGCGTTGGCTTCTCTCGAAGGGGTACTCGGACCGTGCCAAGGCTGTGGCGGCTGAGTTCGATGTGGACCTCTGCGAGTTTCAAGAGGGCGATGTGGTGCCCTCTGTCAGCATCGACTACCGTCCGCTGATGGCGCGTGATATGCGCTTCCGTGTTGTGCTCAGCTCTATGCTGCAGATCATCCAGCAGTTCTCTGGCATCAACACCATCATGTACTACAGCTCTGTGATCCTCTACGACGCCGGCTTTCGAGACGCCATTATGCCAGTCGTGCTTTCCATCCCACTCGCCTTCATGAATGCCCTCTTCACGGGGCTGGGCATCTTCACGGTCGATCGCTTTGGTCGCCGCCGCATGCTGCTCATCTCGATCCTCGGTTGTCTTGCCCTGCTGGTTATGATTTCCATCATTGGGTACTTCCTCGGCACACGCATTCCGTACTCCGTCGGTGGGTGGCTTTTCTTGGCGCTGCTTGCCGTCTTCCTTGGCTTCTACGCGCCTGGCATTGGCTGCATTCCGTGGGTAATCATGGGCGAGATCTTCCCAACGCACCTGCGCACATCGGCGGCGTCCGTCGCGACCATGGCGAACTGGGGGGCCAACGCGCTCGTGTCGCAGGTTTTTCCACTCTTACTCGGCGCCATCGGTGTCGGCGGCACCTTCACAATCATCGCCGGTCTCGTGGCTCTGGGCTGCCTGTTCGTGTACTTCTTCGTCGTGGAGACGAAGGGACTCACACTGGAGCAGATTGACAACATGTTCCGCAAGCGCGCCGGCATGCCGGCGCGCTATCATGAGGAAGGTGAGAGTGGAACCCGCGACGACAAGGGCGGTGAATTCGGCCGTATGGCGACAGAGGACGCTGGCGACCTGTCCTCGTTGTGCAACCAGAGCGTGGAGCCTGCCAAAGCCGTGGTGGACGCCTTTATGCCGGCTGTTATGAGTGATCGTCCCGGCACGTCTAACGAGGATAAAGAAGTAGCGaaggcctcctcctcagAACCCCAGTCGTTCGCAAACCAGaacgaggagcagcaaaCGGCTGCCACCAAAGTTTTGCGTGAGCGCAAGTAG
- a CDS encoding putative protein kinase, which yields MNATKANCKVAKNSGPSQPSQRARNRLSPNMLVSSLGSHFICRGESDLQSLEVGDSVPVSQRRELDLGEESVSQIAALSNQHENCTGEISSDGAVKQTAVSSVMDEVAVLNYLGPHPQIVRFLGSYTTSKNTSFFTMELMDSDVGRELREGNAALNEESVCAAIAYSVLLALEQMHSHAVAHRDVKPGNILLKRLTESEEWACIWLSNDDLGASLLTKSSSGSARHPTLCTRNAASYVKAALGDFSAAHSTRCTDDAAFADTRGTLHYKSPEQLMGKRHLLSENVAAVDLWGLGCTLYEMATGARPFPGSSELQVLMSMLDAMGSDIQSFPVSTRHATLFDEIPASPAFVNFLQRLLCLDPARRCTATEALRHPFVAPIRDSAEHQIPTDCRQRVIGIPLALKYASFTHIPELRFTRISQTPLKAMDSTPTGLSAPQQAVYSRRVVPPPASDAGAATLSVAAEREVIAPPRSEYRDTHPWGDGPATTAWGQEVDCEDHEEKETPSKKPPPPHCSDTTGTSFLSESSYLHWSEIRPIVRPSAPPQVYSLPKPLQHKDDKARSSSGSRAVAFFGNATVGSTPSPTIRGNNLQQQLQSLSGSKHRTAAIETQNTVSRVLNISDSSVKGVRAERSASHVDFDLSPVPATQLFSTEADTSAFLVPHPAATFLPRRAHPTLQLPNGSTFTASNLRANLSFEHENLMVGWYGSNGAPTSAALGVASSTSAILAGHCSTPLQHRGRRSTAFSGRALCFSEEMDPFARRSWGSSAGQQSCLNSLLTSPAPVGRAVAEECSPQPSPICPVEVATRSPSGLPVVADRSGLSLDDSGVGLGWIGVPPAVAAVQASICGDASEAAAAATVPALVCDVSRGAEASAAVAPMFCSAHLQPSWNAGHLMASGSAQSSNSPSAHHLKSPPDGCPRSPACSTVASATAVTSIAVADQPEAPCSSQLRRPTTSLPLTGARDVSSSRTLPLPIPLSVATVRQPVSPSLCTPTLRSRTPTNRALHETPLTQRFSCPTSTLRTGRTGHKNGHLWDSSKPLGPPTSCVNSGDTPIASSFLCHRDINVPATHLTHRGSMSVGLPGSGSGAAPALLGAAATSPDLLAVFTYSSQYHCTPSSSCPAPESALPTRGDGSHHPVAAIEASSMPTATVVRALEKESSTGGSHTPLSGHGSASPPSRRCDVPLLQLNPASLGRNLQSVKGHESECIETSQSKQRGSMKRAREEAMNSEDVAAVRQSARVV from the coding sequence ATGAATGCGACTAAAGCAAACTGTAAGGTTGCGAAAAACTCGGGTCCTTCGCAGCCATCGCAGCGGGCAAGAAACCGCCTGTCGCCAAACATGCTCGTCTCATCACTTGGTAGTCACTTCATCTGCAGGGGTGAAAGCGATTTGCAGTCCCTAGAGGTTGGCGACAGTGTTCCTGTGTCCCAGCGAAGGGAGCTGGATCTCGGAGAGGAAAGTGTTTCACAAATCGCAGCTCTTTCTAATCAGCACGAAAATTGCACTGGAGAGATCTCTTCTGACGGCGCAGTAAAGCAAACAGCGGTGTCGTCAGTGATGGACGAAGTAGCAGTTTTGAATTACCTTGGACCTCATCCACAGATTGTTCGGTTTCTGGGTAGCTACACAACATCAAAGAACACGAGCTTTTTCACCATGGAGTTAATGGACAGCGATGTTGGACGGGAGCTGAGGGAAGGTAACGCAGCCCTGAACGAGGAAAGCGTGTGTGCTGCCATTGCGTACTCTGTTTTACTCGCGCTAGAGCAGATGCATTCGCACGCTGTAGCGCACCGAGACGTCAAGCCTGGCAATATTTTGCTGAAACGTCTCACCGAATCCGAAGAATGGGCGTGCATCTGGCTATCAAATGACGACCTCGGTGCATCTCTACTGACAAAATCGTCCTCCGGATCAGCTCGTCACCCGACACTTTGCACGCGCAACGCTGCATCGTATGTCAAGGCTGCATTGGGTGATTTTAGCGCGGCCCACAGCACCCGTTGCACAGACGACGCGGCTTTCGCCGACACTCGTGGAACTCTTCACTACAAATCACCTGAGCAACTCATGGGCAAGCGTCACCTCCTCTCGGAAaacgttgctgctgtggacCTGTGGGGGCTGGGTTGCACCCTTTACGAAATGGCCACCGGCGCGCGACCTTTCCCGGGTAGCAGTGAGCTGCAGGTACTCATGAGTATGTTAGATGCTATGGGAAGCGACATTCAGTCCTTTCCCGTGTCGACCAGGCACGCCACGCTCTTCGACGAAATTCCCGCATCGCCCGCGTTCGTCAACTTTTTAcagcgccttctctgcctcgatccggcgcgacgctgcaccgcgacggaggcgctgcgccacccgTTTGTTGCCCCCATTCGCGACAGCGCCGAACACCAAATCCCGACCGATTGTCGACAGCGCGTAATCGGAATCCCGCTGGCGCTCAAGTACGCGTCTTTCACGCACATTCCCGAGCTCCGCTTTACTCGCATTTCTCAGACCCCGTTGAAAGCGATGGACTCGACCCCTACAGGGCTCAGCGCCCCTCAGCAAGCTGTTTACAGCCGGCGTGTTGTGCCTCCACCTGCTTCAGACGCTGGAGCGGCGACTCTCTCCGTTGCTGCTGAGCGCGAGGTCATCGCTCCACCAAGATCCGAGTACCGAGACACGCATCCCTGGGGCGATGGACCAGCCACTACGGCATGGGGGCAAGAAGTGGATTGTGAGGACCATGAGGAAAAGGAGACACCATCGAAGaaaccgccgccgccgcattgCTCAGACACCACGGGGACTTCTTTCCTGAGCGAGAGTTCGTACCTGCACTGGAGCGAAATTCGCCCCATCGTGCGGccttctgcgcctccgcaGGTATACTCGCTGCCGAAACCGCTCCAGCACAAGGACGACAAAGCACGGAGTAGCAGCGGTAGCAGAGCAGTGGCGTTTTTTGGAAATGCCACCGTTGGCAGCACACCATCCCCAACCATACGTGGGAATAAcctgcagcaacagctgcAATCCCTTTCGGGATCAAAGCATCGCACCGCCGCGATTGAAACCCAAAACACTGTCTCACGCGTCCTCAACATCAGCGACTCGAGCGTAAAAGGTGTGCGGGCAGAACGCAGTGCGTCACACGTCGACTTTGATCTCAGCCCCGTCCCAGCTACTCAGCTTTTCAGCACGGAGGCCGACACGAGTGCGTTTCTAGTACCGCACCCAGCCGCCACTTTCCTGCCTCGCCGTGCGCATCCGACTCTACAGCTACCAAACGGCAGCACCTTCACGGCAAGCAACCTGCGAGCCAACTTGTCCTTCGAGCACGAGAACCTTATGGTAGGCTGGTACGGCAGCAATGGAGCACCTACGTCTGCCGCACTCGGCGTCGCCAGTTCAACCAGCGCCATCCTTGCAGGCCATTGCAGTACTCCGCTCCAGCACCGCGGACGGCGCTCAACCGCCTTCTCTGGCCGCGCGCTTTGCTTTTCGGAAGAGATGGATCCCTTCGCCCGCCGTAGCTGGGGCTCTAGTGCTGGCCAGCAGAGCTGCCTGAACTCGCTCTTGACATCCCCGGCCCCTGTGGGGCGAGCGGTGGCCGAAGAATGTTCACCACAGCCGTCGCCTATTTGCCCTGTTGAGGTCGCTACACGGTCGCCGTCAGGGTTGCCTGTTGTGGCTGACCGCAGCGGCTTGTCTTTGGACGATTCTGGCGTAGGCCTGGGGTGGATTGGGGTGCCCCCAGCGGTTGCGGCAGTGCAAGCGAGCATCTGCGGTGACGCCTCtgaagcggcggcggcggcgacggtgccggCACTGGTGTGCGATGTCAGTAGAGGTGCAGAGGCaagtgcagcggtggcgccgatGTTTTGCTCGGCACACCTCCAGCCTTCGTGGAATGCAGGCCACCTCATGGCGTCCGGCAGCGCGCAGTCTTCAAACTCGCCGTCGGCGCACCACCTAAAGTCACCGCCTGATGGCTGCCCGCGCAGCCCTGCGTGCTCTACTGTCGCATCGGCAACAGCCGTAACATCTATCGCTGTAGCTGATCAACCAGAGGCACCGTGCAGCAGCCAACTGCGGCGGCCAACGACAAGCCTCCCTTTGACTGGCGCCAGAGACGTATCGAGTTCGCGgacgctgccactgccgatCCCGCTCTCGGTGGCCACTGTCCGCCAGCCGGTATCGCCGTCGCTCTGCACACCGACGCTACGATCGCGCACGCCAACCAACCGCGCGCTCCATGAGACGCCACTCACACAACGCTTCTCTTGTCCTACGTCTACGCTGCGGACAGGGCGCACTGGCCATAAGAACGGCCATCTGTGGGACAGCTCGAAGCCACTGGGTCCCCCCACGTCTTGCGTGAACAGCGGTGATACTCCCATCGCATCTTCGTTCTTGTGCCATCGGGATATAAATGTACCAGCAACTCATCTGACGCACAGAGGCTCCATGAGCGTTGGCTTGCCAGGATCTGGCAGTGGTGCCGCACCGGCACTGCTGGGCGCGGCCGCGACGTCGCCGGACTTACTGGCTGTGTTTACCTACTCCTCCCAGTATCACTGCACGCCGTCGTCAAGCTGCCCTGCACCTGAGAGTGCTCTGCCGACCAGGGGCGATGGTTCCCACCACCCAGTAGCGGCGATTGAGGCCTCTTCAATGCCTACTGCCACTGTCGTGCGTGCATTGGAGAAAGAGTCTTCCACAGGGGGCTCACACACGCCGCTGTCTGGGCATGGCTCCGCATCGCCCCCCTCGCGACGTTGCGATGTTCCATTGCTCCAGCTGAACCCCGCCAGCCTTGGCCGAAACCTCCAGTCAGTGAAAGGCCACGAGAGTGAGTGCATCGAGACGTCACAGAGCAAGCAACGTGGGTCCATGAAGCGAGCGCGCGAGGAGGCTATGAACAGCGAGGACGTAGCCGCGGTGCGGCAGAGCGCGCGGGTGGTGTGA